A window of Tripterygium wilfordii isolate XIE 37 chromosome 7, ASM1340144v1, whole genome shotgun sequence contains these coding sequences:
- the LOC120002276 gene encoding 14-3-3-like protein GF14 iota: MSIEKERETHVYMAKLSEQAERYEEMVESMKSVAKLDCELTVEERNLLSVGYKNVIGARRASWRIMSSIEQKEESKGNEHNVKLIKGYCQKVEEELSKICGDILTIIDKHLIPSSTSGEATVFYYKMKGDYYRYLAEFKVDQERKEASEQSLKGYEAASSTANTELPSTHPIRLGLALNFSVFYYEIMNSPERACHLAKQAFDEAIAELDTLSEESYKDSTLIMQLLRDNLTLWTSDLPEDGDEENFKGEESKPAEGEH; the protein is encoded by the exons ATGTCGAtcgagaaggagagagagactCATGTCTACATGGCCAAGCTCTCCGAGCAGGCCGAACGTTACGAAG AGATGGTTGAGAGCATGAAAAGTGTTGCCAAACTTGATTGTGAACTGACTGTGGAAGAGAGGAACCTTCTCTCTGTGGGCTACAAAAATGTGATTGGCGCCAGGAGAGCTTCTTGGCGCATTATGTCTTCAATTGAGCAGAAGGAAGAGTCCAAGGGAAATGAGCACAATGTTAAACTGATAAAGGGTTACTGTCAAAAGGTTGAGGAGGAACTCTCCAAGATTTGTGGTGACATCCTGACCATCATAGACAAGCACCTTATCCCTTCTTCTACCTCGGGAGAGGCTACAGTGTTCTACTACAAAAT GAAAGGTGATTATTATCGTTATCTTGCTGAATTCAAGGTTGACCAGGAAAGGAAGGAAGCTTCTGAGCAGTCTTTGAAGGGTTACGAG gCTGCTTCCAGCACTGCAAACACGGAACTTCCTTCAACCCACCCAATTCGTCTTGGCCTTGCACTTAACTTCTCGGTTTTCTACTATGAGATCATGAATTCCCCTGAGAG GGCATGCCATTTGGCTAAACAAGCTTTTGATGAGGCAATTGCTGAGTTGGACACTTTGAGTGAGGAATCATATAAAGACAGCACCCTGATTATGCAGTTGTTGAGAGATAACCTTACTCTATGGACTTCTGATTTGCCGGAAGATGGAG ATGAAGAAAACTTCAAAGGTGAAGAATCCAAACCTGCTGAAGGCGAG CACTGA
- the LOC120002553 gene encoding COBW domain-containing protein 1: MKSWFLKVLGSSICLCYIYSWSKKKRKEKTRRRRIPAISGFLLRNFNEERRLEMEDDEDVPLAVQIDEIIEKPNSQVQHGLRPAVDDAASVGVTVITGYLGAGKSTLVNYILNSQHGKRIAVILNEFGEEIGVERAMINEGQGGALVEEWVELSNGCICCTVKHSLVQALEQLVQRKERLDHILLETTGLANPAPLASVLWLDDQLESSVKLDSIITVVDAKNLHFQLREHRDSSSFPEAYIQIAFADVVILNKVDLVSSKDSGYTLEELEKEIHDINSLATIIHSVRCEVDLSVILNYGAYDAMHLTHLKALLEESQSLTTRDFHDTGVRTLCINEQKQVDLDKIRLWIEEILWDKKHGMDIYRCKGVLSVQNSDQLHTLQAVREIYEIVPARRWKEEEKQMNKIVFIGHNLNDDILIDSLRGCTLTS, translated from the exons ATGAAGAGTTGGTTTTTGAAGGTTCTTGGATCCAGCATATGTTTGTGCTATATATATTCTTGGAG taaaaaaaaaagaaaagaaaaaacaagaagacGTCGTATCCCAGCCATCTCGGGCTTTCTCCTTCGAAATTTTAACGAAGAACGGCGGCTGGAGATGGAGGACGACGAAGATGTACCTCTGGCTGTGCAAATTGatgaaattatagaaaaacCCAACTCTCAAGTCCAACACGGTTTACGGCCAGCTGTAGACGACGCAGCGTCTGTTGGGGTCACGGTCATCACTGGCTATCTTGGCGCCGGCAAATCCACT CTTGTAAATTACATATTGAATTCCCAACACGGGAAGAGGATTGCTGTGATTTTGAACGAGTTTGGCGAAGAAATTGGAGTGGAGAGGGCAATGATAAATGAAGGACAAGGTGGTGCGCTTGTTGAAGAATGGGTTGAGCTATCTAATGGGTGTATATGTTGCACTGTCAAGCATAGTTTAGTTCAGGCGTTGGAGCAACTTGTGCAGAGGAAGGAAAG ACTTGATCATATATTACTAGAGACCACTGGCTTAGCAAATCCTGCACCCCTTGCATCCGTTCTCTGGTTGGATGATCAGCTAGAATCATCAGTCAAGCTTGACTCTATAATCACT GTTGTGGATGCAAAAAACCTTCATTTTCAGCTGAGAGAGCACCGTGATTCATCTTCATTCCCCGAAGCATATATTCAAATTGCATTTGCG gATGTTGTGATTCTTAACAAGGTTGATTTGGTTTCTTCAAAAGATTCTGGATATACCTTGGAGGAACTGGAGAAGGAAATACATGACATCAACTCTCTTGCGACTATCATTCATTCTGTTCGGTGTGAAGTTGACCTATCCGTGATTCTGAACTACGGGGCATATGATGCCATG CATCTCACACATTTAAAAGCTTTGTTGGAAGAGAGCCAATCCCTAACCACCAGGGATTTTCATGATACCGGTGTGCGAACTTTATGCATTAATGAGCAAAAGCAAGTTGATCTTGATAAG ATTCGATTGTGGATCGAGGAGATTCTTTGGGATAAAAAACATGGCATGGACATCTATCGCTGCAAAGGGGTTTTGAGTGTTCAGAATTCCGATCAACTGCATACTCTGCAG GCTGTAAGGGAGATATACGAGATTGTTCCGGCTCGAAGAtggaaagaagaggaaaaacagATGAATAAGATAGTTTTTATAG GACATAATTTGAATGATGACATACTTATTGATTCCCTGAGAGGGTGCACACTGACGTCTTAA
- the LOC120001566 gene encoding DNA replication licensing factor MCM4 — protein MASDSSPTNFNNGPSSPDDSYSSPINNTFSSPASRRRPRRGRSSTPSVFATPTSHRNRFSGTESTPTPGSSRRRSAASRRPLPPTPSSTDDGPPLSSDAGDDVGMDETTPTFVWGTNISVQDVKEQIHTFLRHFMENRRSQSQIQEFSEVYREGKYMRAIQFVLELEQEWLDVDANDVFDYNTDLYNKMVRYPLEVLAIFDIVLMDIVSGINPLFEKHVQVRIYNLKSSTSMRNLNPSDIEKMVSLKGMIIRCSSIIPEIREAIFRCLVCGYYSDPIVVDRGRISEPATCLKQECLAKNSMTLVHNRCRFADKQIVRLQETPDEIPEGGTPHTVSLLLHDKLVDTGKPGDRVVITGIYRAMSVRVGPTQRTVKSLFKTYIDCLHIMKTDKSRMLVDNSMELDNGSRRVEEDILFDEDKVAQLKELSKQPDIYDRLTRSLAPNIWELDDVKRGLLCQLFGGHALKLASGASFRGDINILLVGDPGTSKSQLLQYIHKLSHRGIYTSGKGSSAVGLTAYVTKDPETGETVLESGALVLSDRGICCIDEFDKMSENARSMLHEVMEQQTVSIAKAGIIASLNARTSVLACANPSGSRYNPRLSVIDNIHLPPTLLSRFDLIYLILDKADEQTDRRLAKHIVSLHFENPEVAEQDVLDVATLTAYVSYARKHVHPKLSDEAAEELTRGYVEMRRRGNFPGSGKKVITATPRQIESLIRLSEALARIRFSEWVEKSDVLEAFRLLEVAMQQSATDHSTGTIDMDLITTGVSASERMRRQNLLSATRNVILERMQLGGPSMRLLELLEELKKQSSGADVHLHDLRNAITTLASEGLVAVQGDSIKRMDLV, from the exons ATGGCCTCCGATTCGTCTCCTACAAACTTCAACAATG GTCCTTCCTCCCCGGATGACTCCTACTCGAGCCCTATTAACAACACTTTCTCCTCCCCGGCGTCGCGCCGCCGTCCCCGTCGAGGTCGATCCTCCACACCTTCAGTATTTGCCACCCCTACATCTCACCGCAACCGGTTCTCCGGGACAGAATCCACCCCAACCCCGGGCTCATCCCGCCGCAGATCTGCTGCTTCTCGCAGACCTCTTCCGCCAACTCCTTCCTCTACTGACGACGGTCCGCCACTCTCCTCCGATGCCGGCGATGATGTCGGCATGGACGAGACTACCCCAACCTTCGTCTGGGGGACAAACATCAGCGTCCAAGACGTGAAGGAACAGATACATACGTTCTTGAGGCATTTCATGGAAAATCGTAGGAGTCAGAGTCAAATTCAAGAATTCAGTGAAGTTTATAGAGAGGGCAAGTATATGAGGGCAATTCAGTTTGTGCTTGAGCTGGAGCAGGAGTGGCTTGATGTTGATGCCAACGATGTGTTCGATTACAATACAGATTTGTATAACAAGATGGTTCGGTACCCGCTTGAGGTCCTGGCTATCTTCGATATTGTTTTGATGGATATTGTGAGTGGGATCAATCCTTTGTTTGAGAAGCATGTTCAAGTGAGGATTTATAATCTCAAGAGCTCTACTTCAATGAGAAATCTCAACCCATCAG ACATTGAGAAGATGGTTTCACTGAAGGGAATGATCATTCGGTGTAGTTCTATAATACCAGAGATCAGGGAAGCAATATTTAGGTGTCTTGTCTGTGGGTACTATTCTGATCCCATTGTTGTGGATAGAG GGCGGATTAGTGAACCTGCAACGTGCCTCAAGCAAGAATGCCTTGCCAAGAACTCTATGACTCTGGTTCACAACCGATGTAG GTTTGCTGATAAGCAGATTGTAAGGCTCCAGGAAACACCTGATGAAATACCTGAAGGAGGGACGCCACACACAGTGAGTTTGTTGTTGCATGACAAGCTGGTGGATACTGGAAAGCCAGGTGACAGGGTTGTG ATCACTGGGATCTACAGGGCTATGAGTGTTAGAGTTGGACCAACACAGAGAACTGTAAAGTCATTATTCAAG ACTTACATTGATTGCCTTCATATAATGAAAACTGACAAGTCAAGAATGCTGGTGGATAATTCCATGGAATTGGATAATGGCTCACGTAGAGTGGAGGAGGATattttgtttgatgaagataag GTGGCACAATTGAAAGAGCTGTCAAAGCAACCTGATATATATGACAGACTAACCAGGTCATTGGCACCAAACATATGGGAGCTGGATGATGTAAAAAGAGGTCTTCTTTGTCAG CTTTTTGGCGGGCATGCTTTGAAGTTGGCATCTGGTGCTAGTTTCCGTGGAGATATCAATATCCTTCTTGTTGGTGATCCTGGAACTAGCAAGTCCCAGTTGCTACAATATATACACAAGCTATCTCACCGAGGTATTTACACCAGCGGTAAAGGAAGCTCTGCTGTTGGCTTGACAGCTTATGTGACGAAAGATCCTGAAACAGGGGAAACT GTTCTGGAGAGTGGAGCGCTCGTATTGAGTGACAGAGGCATCTGCTGTATTGATGAATTTGATAAAATGTCCGAAAATGCAAGAAGCATGTTACACGAG GTAATGGAGCAACAAACTGTTTCAATAGCAAAAGCTGGAATCATTGCTTCCCTTAATGCTAGAACTTCAGTCTTGGCTTGCGCAAATCCTAGTGGTTCACGTTACAATCCTCGCTTATCTGTGATAGACAACATACACCTTCCTCCAACCTTGTTGTCTAG GTTCGATTTGATTTACTTAATTCTTGACAAGGCTGATGAACAGACAGACAGGCGTCTTGCCAAGCATATTGTTTCACTGCACTTTGAGAATCCTGAG GTTGCAGAACAGGATGTTTTGGATGTTGCTACACTCACTGCATATGTGAGCTATGCCCGTAAGCATGTTCATCCAAAGTTATCTGATGAAGCTGCTGAAGAATTAACTAGAGGATATGTTGAGATGAGGAGGAGAGGAAATTTCCCTGGCAGTGGTAAAAAG GTAATAACAGCAACACCGAGGCAGATTGAGAGTTTGATACGCCTTAGTGAAGCGCTTGCTCGAATTCGTTTTTCAGAATGG GTTGAAAAAAGTGATGTCTTGGAGGCGTTTCGGCTTCTGGAAGTTGCAATGCAACAGTCAGCTACAGATCACTCCACTG GTACTATTGATATGGATCTCATTACCACCGGAGTTTCCGCAAGTGAAAGGATGAGGCGGCAGAATCTGTTATCGGCAACGCGAAACGTGATTCTGGAGAGGATGCAACTTGGGGGACCCTCTATGCGCTTGCTGGAG TTGTTGGAGGAGCTCAAGAAGCAAAGTTCCGGCGCGGATGTTCATCTTCATGAT CTAAGAAATGCAATTACAACTCTTGCAAGCGAGGGACTTGTAGCTGTTCAAGGTGACAGTATAAAAAGAATGGATTTGGTTTGA
- the LOC120002275 gene encoding probable cysteine protease RD19B: MIHPNFSLIVVLSLVFVSAISAETFSPGSDGEDQLIRQVVDDQDHLLSSEHHFSLFKRNFQKVYGSQEEHDYRFGVFKANLGLAARHQKLDPSAVHGVTQFSDLTPAEFRRTFLGLRGLRFPKDANKAPILPTTDLPEDFDWRERGAVTAVKNQGSCGSCWSFSTTGALEGAHFLATGELASLSEQQLVDCDHECDPEEPGSCDAGCNGGLMNSAFEYTLKAGGLMQEEEYPYTGTDRGKCKFDKSKIVASVANFSVVSLDEDQIAANLVKNGPLAVAINAAYMQTYVGGVSCPYICSKRLNHGVLLVGYGSAGYAPIRMKDKPYWIIKNSWGENWGESGYYKICRGPNVCGVDSMVSTVAAVHTTSEKYH, translated from the exons ATGATTCACCCAAACTTTTCTCTCATTGTTGTTCTCTCTTTAGTCTTTGTCTCTGCAATATCGGCGGAGACTTTCTCGCCGGGATCGGATGGTGAGGATCAGTTGATTAGGCAGGTGGTGGATGACCAGGATCATCTGCTGAGCTCGGAGCACCACTTTTCGTTGTTCAAGCGGAACTTCCAGAAGGTCTATGGATCGCAGGAGGAACACGACTACCGGTTCGGCGTGTTCAAGGCTAACCTTGGTCTCGCGGCGCGGCATCAGAAGTTGGACCCGAGTGCTGTCCATGGGGTCACTCAGTTCTCCGATTTGACTCCGGCTGAGTTCCGGAGGACGTTCCTGGGGTTGAGAGGGCTACGATTTCCCAAGGATGCGAACAAGGCGCCGATTCTGCCTACTACTGACTTGCCGGAGGATTTTGACTGGAGAGAGCGTGGAGCGGTCACCGCTGTCAAAAACCAG GGATCTTGCGGATCATGCTGGAGTTTTAGCACAACTGGAGCCTTGGAAGGAGCTCATTTCCTTGCCACTGGAGAACTTGCCAGCCTGAGCGAGCAACAGCTCGTGGATTGTGACCATGAG TGTGACCCTGAAGAACCTGGTTCCTGTGATGCTGGGTGCAATGGCGGGCTCATGAACAGTGCATTTGAGTACACACTGAAGGCTGGTGGACTTATGCAAGAAGAAGAATATCCCTACACTGGTACCGATCGTGGGAAATGCAAATTTGACAAGTCCAAGATTGTAGCATCAGTGGCGAACTTTAGTGTTGTATCCCTCGATGAAGATCAAATAGCTGCAAATCTTGTGAAAAACGGTCCTCTTGCAG TGGCCATCAATGCGGCATACATGCAGACATATGTGGGCGGAGTTTCATGCCCATATATCTGCTCAAAGCGGCTGAATCATGGAGTGCTACTTGTGGGGTATGGTTCAGCTGGTTATGCTCCAATCCGGATGAAGGACAAGCCATACTGGATCATCAAGAATTCGTGGGGTGAAAACTGGGGAGAAAGTGGATATTATAAGATATGCAGAGGTCCCAATGTTTGTGGAGTGGATTCAATGGTCTCCACTGTTGCTGCAGTCCATACCACTTCAGAAAAATATCACTAG
- the LOC120002184 gene encoding probable methyltransferase PMT5, with product MILIVLGDLLLMNWFFSSFEAQYLKGSHNLDMRSPWLNKLYSIVGPRPLRSWFMLCFICILALIAILGSTFSSNAFDSPTSRPLHDRFTNYRRQKEQVAVDYLELKTLSSGAGRLEELGLCGKEKENYVPCYNVTENLLAGFKDGEEFDRHCEVERQEEQCIIRPPKDYKIPLRWPYGRDVIWSGNVKISKDQFLSSGSMTKRLMLLEENQIAFQSVESYYSHIADLITPGNESEFSRAGVRNVLDINCGFGSFGAHLVSLNLMAVCIAAYEATGSQVQLALERGLPAVIGDFISQQLPFPPLSFDMVHCAQCGIVWDKKDGMFLIEVDRLLKPGGYFVLTSPARSLESSMYMKKGSMLIALKEFTENICWEPLAQGDETSIWQKTEHADCVSSKQNAAPLCKEGHDAQSYYQPLASCISGTTSKRWIPIQNRSTSSQLSSVELEFYGVQADDFNENLQFWRSALKNYWSLLTPLIFSDHPKRPGDEDPLPPFNMIRNVMDMNAHYGGLNAAFLEEKKPVWVMNVVPVKARNTLPLIIDQRFAGVLHDWCKPFPTYPRTYDMLHANGLLSHLSSESCSLMDLILEMDRILRPDGWVVLSDNLGAIEMARMLASQIRWEARVIDPQNGSDQRLLVCQKPFVKK from the exons ATGATTTTGATCGTTCTTGGAGATTTACTATTAATGAATTGGTTTTTTAGTAGTTTTGAAGCTCAATATTTAAAGGGGTCCCACAATTTGGACATGAGAAGCCCCTGGTTGAACAAATTATATTCAATTGTCGGCCCCAGACCGCTGCGCAGCTGGTTTATGCTGTGTTTCATCTGCATTCTTGCCCTAATTGCAATCTTGGGATCGACCTTCTCGTCAAATGCCTTTGATTCTCCAACTTCCAGACCTTTACATGACCGATTTACAAATTACAGAAGGCAAAAGGAGCAAGTTGCTGTTGATTACTTGGAGCTGAAAACTCTATCATCTGGAGCTGGTCGCCTAGAGGAACTGGGTCTTTGtggcaaagaaaaagaaaattatgtccCTTGTTACAATGTCACAGAAAATTTGTTGGCCGGCTTTAAAGACGGGGAGGAATTTGATCGGCACTGTGAAGTGGAAAGACAGGAAGAGCAGTGTATAATTCGCCCTCCAAAGGACTATAAAATACCGCTAAGGTGGCCATATGGTAGGGATGTAATATGGAGTGGCAATGTGAAAATATCTAAAGACCAGTTTCTTTCGTCCGGAAGCATGACCAAAAG GTTGATGTTATTGGAAGAGAATCAAATTGCTTTTCAATCGGTAGAGAGTTATTATAGCCACATTGCAGACCTGATAACCCCAGGAAATGAATCTGAATTTTCGCGGGCTGGT GTGCGTAATGTCCTAGATATTAATTGTGGATTTGGTAGCTTTGGAGCTCATCTAGTGTCATTGAATCTAATGGCTGTTTGTATTGCGGCATACGAGGCAACTGGAAGTCAAGTCCAGCTTGCTCTTGAGAGAGGTCTTCCAGCAGTGATTGGCGATTTTATCTCACAACAACTTCCATTCCCTCCATTATCATTTGATATGGTTCATTGTGCTCAATGTGGgattgtttgggataaaaaag ATGGTATGTTCCTAATCGAAGTGGATCGGCTACTCAAACCCGGAGGTTACTTTGTTTTAACTTCACCTGCAAGGTCACTTGAGAGTTCAATGTACATGAAGAAGGGAAGCATGCTAATAGCATTGAAAGAATTCACTGAAAATATCTGTTGGGAGCCTCTAGCTCAAGGAGACGAGACTTCTATTTGGCAGAAAACCGAACATGCTGATTGCGTATCTAG CAAACAGAATGCTGCTCCACTGTGCAAAGAAGGGCATGATGCTCAATCATATTATCAACCCCTTGCCTCATGTATAAGTGGAACCACTAGCAAACGCTGGATTCCCATTCAAAACAGGTCTACTAGTTCCCAGTTGAGCTCAGTTGAACTCGAATTTTATG GAGTTCAGGCTGATGATTTCAATGAAAACTTACAGTTTTGGAGATCGGCTTTAAAGAACTATTGGTCTTTGCTTACGCCATTAATTTTTTCGGACCATCCTAAGAGGCCGGGCGATGAAGATCCATTGCCCCCATTTAACATGATACGTAATGTGATGGACATGAATGCTCATTATGGTGGGTTGAACGCTGCATTTCTAGAGGAAAAGAAACCAGTGTGGGTTATGAACGTCGTGCCCGTTAAGGCTCGTAATACTCTTCCTCTCATAATCGATCAAAGATTTGCTGGTGTTTTACACGACTG GTGCAAACCCTTCCCAACATATCCTCGAACATATGACATGCTCCATGCCAATGGGCTTCTTTCACATCTCAGTTCCGAAAGTTGCAGTCTGATGGACTTAATTCTGGAGATGGATCGAATCCTACGACCTGAT GGATGGGTTGTTCTTTCTGATAACTTGGGAGCTATAGAGATGGCACGCATGTTGGCATCCCAGATACGCTGGGAGGCAAGGGTGATCGACCCACAGAATGGAAGTGACCAAAGGTTGCTTGTATGCCAGAAACCATTTGTCAAGAAATAA
- the LOC120002185 gene encoding putative pentatricopeptide repeat-containing protein At1g26500 encodes MMMVIRRLKLTKPHHLHLSTTTKTKTTVSPPTPVDQNHLLRVCTILYQQQNSLDSRLHVSLSSCTFDLTHEFFLQVCNSFPYSWRPVYRFFLYTRSDPLFSHSSTSFNKMLDVISKSRNIDLFWEVLQDMAKRGLVNDKTFRIALKTLASVRELKKCVQFFRLMNDNGFEYSLDTLNIVLEILCKDKLVGEAKYVVLKLKEFIKPSEVTYGWLVMGFCEMGDLIEASKVWNLMVEEGLEPGVQVFEKMMETLFKNNRYDEAMKVFRTMRVMRKDDLSLSTYRLVIDWMCKKGKVMLANMVFDEMLKRGFQEDDSTLASLIDGLLARARVREAYKIARGISRPEIGVYHALIKGLLRLKKTSEATQVFREMIRRGCEPTMHTYIMLLQAHLGKRGRKGPDPVVNFDTIFVGGLVKAGKSLEATKYVERTLSGGVEVPRFDYNKFLHYYSTEEGVVMFEEVGKKLREVGLVDLADILRRYGEKMATRERRRDRPV; translated from the coding sequence ATGATGATGGTAATCAGACGATTAAAACTCACCAAACCTCACCACCTCCACCTCTCAACGACAACGAAAACGAAAACCACCGTTTCACCTCCGACTCCAGTGGACCAAAACCACCTCCTCCGGGTATGCACGATCCTCTACCAACAGCAGAACTCGCTGGATTCCCGCCTTCACGTCAGCCTCTCCTCCTGCACCTTCGACCTCACCCACGAATTCTTCCTCCAAGTCTGCAATTCATTCCCCTACTCCTGGCGTCCTGTCTATCGCTTCTTCCTCTACACCCGTTCCGACCCTCTCTTCTCTCACTCCTCCACCTCCTTCAACAAGATGCTCGACGTTATTAGCAAATCCAGAAACATCGATCTCTTCTGGGAGGTTCTCCAAGATATGGCCAAACGTGGATTGGTGAATGACAAGACTTTTAGGATTGCTCTCAAGACTCTAGCTTCAGTCAGAGAGCTCAAAAAATGTGTGCAATTCTTCCGTTTAATGAATGACAATGGGTTTGAGTACAGTTTGGATACTCTGAATATAGTGCTGGAGATATTGTGTAAGGATAAGCTGGTTGGGGAAGCCAAGTACGTGGTTTTGAAGCTGAAAGAGTTTATAAAACCGAGTGAGGTCACTTATGGGTGGTTAGTGATGGGGTTTTGTGAGATGGGTGACTTGATTGAGGCTTCAAAAGTGTGGAATTTGATGGTGGAAGAAGGGTTAGAGCCTGGTGTCCAAGTGTTTGAGAAAATGATGGAGACCCTTTTCAAGAACAACCGATATGATGAGGCAATGAAGGTGTTTAGGACTATGAGAGTGATGAGGAAGGATGATTTAAGTCTTTCAACTTACAGGCTAGTCATTGATTGGATGTGCAAAAAGGGCAAGGTTATGCTAGCCAATatggtgtttgatgaaatgcttaAGAGAGGATTTCAAGAAGATGATTCAACATTGGCTTCGCTGATTGACGGGCTTTTGGCGAGGGCGAGAGTTAGAGAGGCTTATAAGATTGCCAGAGGGATTTCGAGACCTGAAATCGGTGTTTACCATGCATTAATAAAAGGGCTTCTGAGGCTGAAAAAGACTAGTGAAGCAACTCAAGTGTTCAGAGAGATGATAAGGAGGGGGTGTGAGCCTACAATGCATACTTACATTATGCTATTGCAAGCGCATTTGGGGAAGAGAGGGAGGAAGGGACCAGACCCAGTAGTGAACTTCGACACTATTTTTGTTGGAGGTTTGGTTAAAGCGGGGAAGTCGTTGGAAGCCACCAAGTATGTGGAGAGAACACTTAGTGGAGGAGTTGAGGTACCAAGATTTGATTACAACAAATTTTTACACTATTACTCAACCGAAGAAGGTGTAGTTATGTTTGAGGAGGTCGGGAAGAAATTAAGGGAGGTAGGCTTGGTCGATTTGGCAGATATATTGCGGAGATACGGAGAAAAAATGGCTACtagagagaggaggagagatAGGCCAGTTTGA